One Streptomonospora salina genomic window, TCCGCCCGCGCACCAGGCGGTCGCCGATGATCGTCTCGAAGGGGACTTCGACGTCCAGCGGAGTGCGACCGCCCCACTCGCCCTCCTCGAAGCGGCGCTGCAGCTCGGCCAGGTCCTCGTCGGCACCGGCGCCGTCGTCGGCGGCGCCGGGGAGTTCGCCCGGACCCAGCAGGCTCTGCTGGCCGAAGCGCTGTTCCAGCCAGGCGTGGAACGCCGTGCCGCGGCGGGTGTGCGGCGCGGGCGGCCGCGGCAGCGGGCGGCGGATCCGGCGTGCCAGCGCGGACGGGTCGCGGGCCAGCGACACCAGGGAGGACACCGAGAGGTGGGCGGGCAGCTCGACGGGGATCGTGCCGCCGGTGTCGGCGGGCACCGCGTCGCGATGGGCCAGCAGCAGGTCGGTGTCGCGGCTCCAGCCGTCCAGGCGGCGCCGCATGCGCTCGGGCATCCGGGCGCGGTCGAGCGTGGCGAGCCACCGCCGACCGACGGTCTCGCCCTGCGGCTCCTCCCCCTGCTGCGCATACGCCGCCGGCGGCTGCGCGTCCGGTGCCGGCTCGGCGGCCGACGCGGCGGCCTCCTCCTCCGCGCGGCCCCGCGCCCGGGCCACCAGCTCGGCGCCCTCCACGATGCCGCGGTGGCGCTGTGCCGCCGCCCCGCTCTCCTCCTCGGGCGACTGCGGCCATGCGACCGGCTCCGCCTCGACCGTCTGCGGGTTGGACTCGCCCTCCTCCGGCGGGGGCGCCCAGGCCGCCACCTTCCCGGAGCCGTCCTCGCAGGATTCGCGGATCTCCTCCAGAAACTCCGACGGCCCGCGCTTGCCCGAGCTCGCATGGCCCCACCAGTGCCCCGAGCACAGCAGCCCGAACGACGCGCGGGTCACGGCGACGTAGGCCAGCCGACGCTCCTCCATGCGGTGCCGGTCGCGATCGGCGGAGACGAACGCCTCGATGCTGTCCTTGTCCACGTCGGCGAGCTTGGGCAGCCCGTGCGCGTCGCCGCGCAGCGGAAACGGGAGCTTCTGCTCCTTGCGCGCCCAGCTGCCGGCGTCGCGCGGCTTGGTGGGGAACACCGGCGACGCGGTGCCGCCGCACAGGCCCGGGACCGCCACCAGCGGCCACTGCAGGCCCTTGGCCGCGTGCACCGTCATCAGCTTGACCGTGTCGCTTCCGCCGACCCGCTCACCCGGTTCGAGGCCTTTCTCGGCGTCCTCGGCCGAGCGCAGGTAGGAGAGGAACGTGCCGAGCGTGGGATCCTCGCTGTTTCCGACGAACCGCACCGCGGCGTCCAGGAACGCGTCCAGGTCGGCGCGGGCGGCGACCGGGTCGCGCCCGGGCCGCGCCGCCACCTCGATGTCCAGCCCCAGGGTGCGCTCGACCTCGCCGATCAGGTCGGGCAGCGGCTGGGCGGCCATGCGGCGCAGCGTGCGCATCTCCGCGCCGAGGGCGTCCAACCGCCGGTAGCCGGTATCGGAGTAGCGCTCGGGCTCCCCGGGGTCGTCCAGGGCGTCGACGAGGCTGCCGCTCTCAGCGGTCAGGTCGAGCACCGTGCGGCGCAGCAGGTCCTCGGCATCGTCGTCGGCGGGCTCCTGCGCGGACGCCGCCAGGTCCCGGCGCGTTTCTTTGGCGAGCTCGGCGGCGCGCCCGCCCAGCGCCACCAGGTCGCGGGGGCCCAGGCGCCAGCGCGGTCCCGTCAGCAGCCGCGCGAGCTCGTTGCCGGCGGTGGGGTCGTGCAGCACCCGCAGCGTGGCGATGACGTCGCGGACTTCCGGAACCG contains:
- a CDS encoding ATP-dependent DNA helicase is translated as MSPAEHRTEQTGSGAAEGARRRLSPAELARLLGRPEPTSEQADVIAAPLEPGVVVAGAGSGKSETMAGRVVWLVANGLVRPEHVLGLTFTRKAAAELAERVRKRLDQLRETEQVPEELLDGDPAVSTYNSYAARLVGDHALREAVEPSVRLLSEGQSYQLAARIVADYDGPMDAVTVGPREVTDRMLELAGELSDHLRTPDDVRGIGAWIADRVAALPRRPLAPTRDLAEVQRRREQLLPLVERYIAAKNDREVVDYGDQVALAARIAVRHAEVGLIEQSRFRVVLLDEYQDTSHAQLLLLRALFGAGHPVTAVGDPCQSIYGWRGASAGNLIGFPTDFPAAPGRPAPVRKLATSFRNGERVLEAARRISEPLRAESGYVPVLYPGAARRGRGAVACGLFATETEEARWIADAVGERTGRPARIAPDGEEWPPGEGGNGLSYGDVAVLCRKRSQFPVLREALEERGIPVEVVGLGGLMTVPEVRDVIATLRVLHDPTAGNELARLLTGPRWRLGPRDLVALGGRAAELAKETRRDLAASAQEPADDDAEDLLRRTVLDLTAESGSLVDALDDPGEPERYSDTGYRRLDALGAEMRTLRRMAAQPLPDLIGEVERTLGLDIEVAARPGRDPVAARADLDAFLDAAVRFVGNSEDPTLGTFLSYLRSAEDAEKGLEPGERVGGSDTVKLMTVHAAKGLQWPLVAVPGLCGGTASPVFPTKPRDAGSWARKEQKLPFPLRGDAHGLPKLADVDKDSIEAFVSADRDRHRMEERRLAYVAVTRASFGLLCSGHWWGHASSGKRGPSEFLEEIRESCEDGSGKVAAWAPPPEEGESNPQTVEAEPVAWPQSPEEESGAAAQRHRGIVEGAELVARARGRAEEEAAASAAEPAPDAQPPAAYAQQGEEPQGETVGRRWLATLDRARMPERMRRRLDGWSRDTDLLLAHRDAVPADTGGTIPVELPAHLSVSSLVSLARDPSALARRIRRPLPRPPAPHTRRGTAFHAWLEQRFGQQSLLGPGELPGAADDGAGADEDLAELQRRFEEGEWGGRTPLDVEVPFETIIGDRLVRGRMDAVFHDADSGTYDVVDWKTGGPPQTADERRAVAVQVAAYRIAWAELAGVPLDDVRAAFHYVRAQETVRPADLLDAAGLAALLENLPQA